The window AGCTCAGTCTGCAGGAGCTGGCCGAGGCAACAGGCTTTGATTCCTCCTACCTGCAGGAAATTGAAACGGGCAAGGTCCAACCGCAGCTGGGGACCATCATTAAGCTGTCCAAGGCCTTGGACGCGGCTTTCAGCCGCCTGATAAGCGGTCCCGGGGATAAGCCCTACGCAGTGACCCGGAAGAGCGACCGACAGCCGGTATCCAGAACCACCACATCCAAGGGGAACAAGCAGCTCTACTCCTATCTGAGCCTGGATGCCGATGTCCAGGGCCGGAACATGGAGGCCCTGATCGTCAAGCTGGAGGAAAATCCGGAGGAGGAGACCTCCCAGCATCAGGGGGAGGAGTTCATATTCGTTCTGGACGGACAGGTCGCGGTCAAGCTGGGGGAGGACAGGTTTGAGCTGGAGCCGGGGGACAGCGTCTACTATCTGTCCACAGTGCCTCATCTGGTGGCCGCGAAGCAGGGGCAGGCCACGATCCTGGCCGTTCTGCACGAGGGCTAGCCAACGGCCCCCGTTCTCCCGGCTTGTCGTGGGCATGCAAACCCACATGCCTGCCAAGGCGCAGTCACGCTTGGGCTAATGAAGCATACAAACGATTTCGATACCGATACCGATACCGACTGGGAGTGGCTATCCAAACGGATCCTGATAACTATTAACGAATAACAGTTTTTCGTACAAATGGGAGCGAACTGTAAACAACATTTCGCTCCCATTTGTAATTTTTCGTATCAGTCCCAGCACGAGGCTCATCGCCAACTGTGAGCTCAATGGCTGGTCATCGCCTCACTGGACAAGGCCCCCTGAACTTTGGCACGGGGTCTGACCGATTACCTGGTTCTTCGACGTAGCTTGTGGATTTTTGGAGTTTGCCACCTCTTATGTAGGCAATTCCACTTTCTGTGTCAAAGAGCCGATTACCTGCTCTCTGCCCCCCTGGTCCTCCCCTCTTTACCAGATGGGAGCCAAGAGATCTTCAAAGGTCAGATGCCGTTCCGGATTGTTCCAGATGTCGGTGAGCAGGGCTCCCGGCTTGCGGACGCCCCGCTGGGAGAGATGGGCGCAGGCCTCCAGGAGGTAGGTGCTGATCTCTGATCTGGGCAGGCGGTACTTGATCCCGTCGACCACGATGTCCACCTCCCCGCCTTGAGGAAGACAGAACAGACCGTGGTGGTGCAGTCTGGCGTCAATGAAGACGTTCCATATCTGGAGAAAACACTCTTCCTGGGAGCGGCTCAGGGCGAGTCGCCGGTCCTGATTGTACCGGAAGTCGGGGTTCAAGCGGTCCGCGATATGCCCGAACTCGTGGTACAGGATGTATTCGTCCCGCTTTGTGGGCCGGATGATGGGGTGGATGGTCAAGGTGACGTTTCCGGACCGGTGATCCATCTCGATCCGGATCCCGCGCTGGTCCTTCTCCTGGACATACAAAAGCGGGATCTCAGAGGCAATGTCCGGGTTCAGCGGGTGCCGCTTGGCCACCCAGTGCAGCAGATCGGGGTCGACCAGATTCTGATAGTCCACGATTTTCATGAGGCCATGATAGAAAGACCGGCCGGGTTTTGCAAACCGACCTGCCACACCCCCTGACCCCACGTTACCCATATCGCGTCAAGCGGAAAATGGGTAATTCAGAGCTGCAATTCGGCCTGCTGCAGTTCGCAAGGTGAGGGGCTGACTGGTCGGGCGGGAAAAGTAAGCTCAGAAAGTCTGAAAAGGCTTGCACGAGCCAGAAGTAAAGGCAGGCAAAGTGATGATCATTCATCGGCACGTGATTGTCCAACCTCTGAGGCCCTTACCACGTCATAGCCTTCCTGGGCGAGAACATCGGCTACATGTTTCTGAATCATCTGATCAAGAAGCAGCCGGATTGCTTTAGACATGGGCTT is drawn from Desulfovermiculus halophilus DSM 18834 and contains these coding sequences:
- a CDS encoding helix-turn-helix domain-containing protein, encoding MEPTRENTPHINVDYFEDLTGEISPEKGGSVQEIGPRIKALREEKQLSLQELAEATGFDSSYLQEIETGKVQPQLGTIIKLSKALDAAFSRLISGPGDKPYAVTRKSDRQPVSRTTTSKGNKQLYSYLSLDADVQGRNMEALIVKLEENPEEETSQHQGEEFIFVLDGQVAVKLGEDRFELEPGDSVYYLSTVPHLVAAKQGQATILAVLHEG